A stretch of the Acanthochromis polyacanthus isolate Apoly-LR-REF ecotype Palm Island chromosome 22, KAUST_Apoly_ChrSc, whole genome shotgun sequence genome encodes the following:
- the LOC110945323 gene encoding C-X-C chemokine receptor type 2-like isoform X1: MLRGISFGLIWHQAVVIFEGCSQSSAEAMSFTYFFNDSLYDQNETVTPLYVNPDTLACELKPPNPTAAVYLCVVLTAIFLLAIPGNLLVGWVIGSSRQLLTPSDIYLFHLTVADGLMALSLPFFAVSVVRGWIFGDFMCKLVNLIFDANFYTSVIFLACISIDRYLVIVRASETFRSRKRMCSRLLCAAVWVFGCTLALPALFNDAFILDPDTGRMVCLEKFDIGSAFLWRLLTRGFLHVFGFLVPVTVMIACYSVTIWRLLHTRGFQKHRAMRVIIAVVIAFLLCWTPYHITMVVDLLMRADLIQFDCAFRMSVTNALLITNGLALVHSGINPFLYAFVGEKFKKKMSLLLQRRLRQERMSSGSKFSRSSSQTSDGAAVF; this comes from the exons ATGCTCCGTGGTATCTCATTTGGACTCATTTGGCACCAGGCTGTTGTTATCTTTGAAGGCTGTAGCCAGTCCAGTGCAGAAG CCATGTCGTTCACCTATTTCTTCAACGACAGTTTATATGACCAGAATGAAACCGTCACACCACTCTACGTGAATCCAGATACGTTGGCGTGTGAACTAAAACCACCGAACCCCACAGCAgctgtgtatctgtgtgtcgTCCTCACAGCCATCTTTTTACTGGCGATACCAGGAAATCTGCTGGTTGGGTGGGTGATCGGCAGCAGCAGACAGCTTTTGACTCCATCAGATATCTACTTGTTTCACCTGACAGTAGCAGATGGTCTGATGGCCCTTTCGCTCCCGTTCTTTGCGGTGTCAGTGGTCCGAGGTTGGATCTTTGGAGACTTCATGTGCAAGCTCGTCAACCTGATCTTTGACGCCAACTTCTACACCAGCGTCATCTTCCTGGCCTGCATTAGCATCGACCGTTACCTTGTGATTGTTCGTGCCAGTGAGACTTTCAGGAGTCGCAAGAGGATGTGCAGCAGGCTCCTCTGTGCAGCAGTGTGGGTCTTCGGTTGCACTCTTGCTCTGCCTGCTCTTTTCAACGACGCCTTCATCCTCGACCCAGACACAGGCAGGATGGTTTGCCTTGAAAAATTTGACATCGGCAGTGCCTTCTTATGGAGGCTCCTCACCAGGGGGTTCCTCcatgtttttggctttttggtCCCTGTGACTGTCATGATAGCCTGCTACAGCGTCACCATCTGGAGGCTGCTGCACACCCGTGGCTTCCAGAAGCATCGGGCCATGCGAGTGATCATCGCTGTGGTGATTGCATTTCTGCTGTGCTGGACACCGTACCATATAACCATGGTGGTGGACTTACTGATGAGGGCTGATTTGATTCAGTTTGACTGTGCTTTCAGGATGTCAGTAACCAACGCTTTGCTTATAACCAACGGCCTGGCTCTGGTCCACAGCGGCATTAACCCTTTCCTCTATGCATTTGTCGGGGAGAAGTTCAAGAAAAAGATGTCGCTGCTTCTTCAGAGGAGGCTCAGACAGGAAAGGATGTCATCAGGGTCCAAGTTTAGCAGGTCATCATCTCAGACCTCAGACGGCGCAGCTGTTTTCTGA
- the LOC110945323 gene encoding C-X-C chemokine receptor type 2-like isoform X2, which translates to MLRGISFGLIWHQAVVIFEGCSQSSAEAMSFTYFFNDSLYDQNETVTPLYVNPDTLACELKPPNPTAAVYLCVVLTAIFLLAIPGNLLVGWVIGSSRQLLTPSDIYLFHLTVADGLMALSLPFFAVSVVRGWIFGDFMCKLVNLIFDANFYTSVIFLACISIDRYLVIVRASETFRSRKRMCSRLLCAAVWVFGCTLALPALFNDAFILDPDTGRMVCLEKFDIGSAFLWRLLTRGFLHVFGFLVPVTVMIACYSVTIWRLLHTRGFQKHRAMRVIIAVVIAFLLCWTPYHITMVVDLLMRADLIQFDCAFRMSVTNALLITNGLALVHSGINPFLYAFVGEKFKKKMSLLLQRRLRQERMSSGSKFV; encoded by the exons ATGCTCCGTGGTATCTCATTTGGACTCATTTGGCACCAGGCTGTTGTTATCTTTGAAGGCTGTAGCCAGTCCAGTGCAGAAG CCATGTCGTTCACCTATTTCTTCAACGACAGTTTATATGACCAGAATGAAACCGTCACACCACTCTACGTGAATCCAGATACGTTGGCGTGTGAACTAAAACCACCGAACCCCACAGCAgctgtgtatctgtgtgtcgTCCTCACAGCCATCTTTTTACTGGCGATACCAGGAAATCTGCTGGTTGGGTGGGTGATCGGCAGCAGCAGACAGCTTTTGACTCCATCAGATATCTACTTGTTTCACCTGACAGTAGCAGATGGTCTGATGGCCCTTTCGCTCCCGTTCTTTGCGGTGTCAGTGGTCCGAGGTTGGATCTTTGGAGACTTCATGTGCAAGCTCGTCAACCTGATCTTTGACGCCAACTTCTACACCAGCGTCATCTTCCTGGCCTGCATTAGCATCGACCGTTACCTTGTGATTGTTCGTGCCAGTGAGACTTTCAGGAGTCGCAAGAGGATGTGCAGCAGGCTCCTCTGTGCAGCAGTGTGGGTCTTCGGTTGCACTCTTGCTCTGCCTGCTCTTTTCAACGACGCCTTCATCCTCGACCCAGACACAGGCAGGATGGTTTGCCTTGAAAAATTTGACATCGGCAGTGCCTTCTTATGGAGGCTCCTCACCAGGGGGTTCCTCcatgtttttggctttttggtCCCTGTGACTGTCATGATAGCCTGCTACAGCGTCACCATCTGGAGGCTGCTGCACACCCGTGGCTTCCAGAAGCATCGGGCCATGCGAGTGATCATCGCTGTGGTGATTGCATTTCTGCTGTGCTGGACACCGTACCATATAACCATGGTGGTGGACTTACTGATGAGGGCTGATTTGATTCAGTTTGACTGTGCTTTCAGGATGTCAGTAACCAACGCTTTGCTTATAACCAACGGCCTGGCTCTGGTCCACAGCGGCATTAACCCTTTCCTCTATGCATTTGTCGGGGAGAAGTTCAAGAAAAAGATGTCGCTGCTTCTTCAGAGGAGGCTCAGACAGGAAAGGATGTCATCAGGGTCCAA